The genomic DNA ACTTGCCTTCTCCATTGTGTATGATGTGGAAGAATACTGTCTGAACTTTATTGCTCCCACACGGTATGAGGTGAGCTCCAAGGGCCAAGGGTGCTAGAAGCATGCTGCAGCCAGATGTCCttgccagggagagagcaggcaaGGAAGGGCTGGTCTCTTTTCTCCCAGCCTTGGAAAAGAGAGCCTGCTGCAAAGTACTTGGAGCTCTCTGGTTCTCAAACATGCCAGGTGCACTCagcaaaacagaggagagaaggggCTGAGGCAGGTAGCCTGGCAGTTGCTGGCTCTGCCCTGGATTTGGACACCAAAGAGTGATTTGTGAAACTAGGAGAGGACGTGCCCACTCCTGCCCTTCATTGCATAGCCCAGAAGAATTGGGATTCCCTGGCATCCAGCCAGCATGCCAGCTAATGCTGAAGGGACAGTAACTCCTTTGTACGTGTGGCTGAGGCCTCAGAGCAACATGAGGactgcagctctccagctggCTGTGAGGTTTGGGGATGAACAAAGACCCAGCCTGGCTGCAAAGGTCACACATGGAGCTCAGGGGGTGACACTGGCTTGAGGACGGGCTGTGGAGGTGGGGGTAAGTggctgggggaaggcagggctGAGACCACATGCTGGAAAGAAAGCTGATCTCTCCTCTGACTAGAGAGAAAGGCAAATGCTAGTCTCCCCAGTGGCAGCACTGCATGTCAAACGTGCCACTGGGCTTCCCCACGGCTCTGGGCCAGGCTGTGCACGGCTGGGAGCTCAATGCATGGTGGCAAGGGAGAAAAGAGCATTGCTTTTAGCTGCATGACTCTGCTGGAGCATGTGTGGCCAGGTCTTAaaggctggggccaagctgcccttaGCCTAGGTGAGGGCAGGGTGAGAGTGGCCTGGTGAAGGAGGTATGGCGAAGGAGGAACTCAGTGTAGGGCTGCTCTGGGCACATGGCCCAGGGTGGGTGCTGTGGTGGGTGCCACATAGATGGAGAGAGGGGTTCCTTCATCACCTGGCAGGTGCTGGAAATACCTGTTCTTTGCTCCCCTAGTTCTGCCTCTGGACAGATGGGCTGAACATGCTCCTGGGCAAGGAGATGACGAGTGAGCGAACACAGACGGATCTTGATGTCCTGCTGTCGATGGAACTCAAGCTGCGGCTCCTGGACCTGGAGAACATCAGCATCCCTGACACCCCCCCTCCTGTCCCAAAGCCCCCCAGCAACTTAAACTTCTGCTATGACTTCAGCCATGCAGAACAGTGAGTTCCTGCATCCCTCCCTGTGCCCTGCTCCCCTGCCCCTCTCTTCCCTCTACAGGCTGCCCTGTTTGGCTCTGTGGTGGTTGGGCCTGGAATCATTTTGCTGTCTGCCAACAGCAAAACCCTTCCTCCAAGCTCGGTACTCCATTCCTGCCCAAAGGGATGAGCCCAGGTGCTGGATGGTGGCCTGGGCCTGTGCTGCCTATCCCCTTCCTGTGTGCAATAGGCTGTGAGCAAGCAGGGCAGTCTGTCTCCTCTTCCACACCTCCTACTTGCCCAGCCTGAGCTCaccagcaccccagagcaaactcCCCACCCCTCTTTGCCTGTGCCCTGCTCTCCCATGAAAGAACAGGGCTCAGCCACTGGAGCTTTAGGCTCCAACACTTACCATGCTACTGTTAAATGGAGGCTGGCAGCTTGTCTGCTTTGCTCCCTTGCCATGGGCAGGTGAGATGAAGCACCTTCCAGACAGCTGAGCCCTTCTATGCTGGTGCTGCCCTCCCCCACTTTGCTGCAGTCAGGCTCTGGGCAGAGGGCAAGGAAGCCAACAGGAATAAAGGTACAGGTGTAGGGCTGTGACAGTGTGAGGACAGCATTACAAAAGTACAAATCTACGCAGCCTGACCCTCCCCTTAACAGCTCCTCAGGGTGGAGACTCCCTTTTGGAGAAGAAAGgggtgagaaaagaagaaaacactccTGCTGCTAAGGCTTGATGACCAGATGGCATTCTCCCGCAGGGTCAGTGTCAAGTCATGGCCAGGCCACAGCCCTTATGCAACAGGGGAGTTTATGTACAGAGCAGTATCCTAGCACCAAATGGGTCGACTGATGGGCCAGTCACTTATGTGACTGCAAATTTTCTCCTGAACCCATCTCTCCTCCTCATCCCTTCTGCAAGTGCTCCCAGAGGTCATTTAGGGCACAAGTCCCTTCTACCCAGCAAAATTTCAAACGGTCGGTCACAGGCTTATCGCCACTGTGCCTAATGCGGCAGGGAGACCCCAGTCTGCCCTTGCTGCACAACACTGAGATGCTCGTGCTAATCCTGGTGCCTTCCCCCACATTGGCAGATACTTGCACACTTCAGCCATGCTGCTGCACCACTGCAATAAAAGCTACCTCTTCTATGGCCCCAAACATCTCTCACCCTGATGCCCCTACTATTAACGGTACCCTGGTGTCCTGTGCCTCCTTGTGCTTACAGCTTCTTTAAGGGCTGTTGTACAATAAAGGATTAGCCTGTGAGCCTGTGACTGTCTAAGCACTGTAACCACACATTGCTGGGGTGGCATGGGCTGTGACTGCACCTCCACCTCCAGTGTATTTGAACAATAAACACTTGTGAAGACCTCAGTGCCATGTCCTTTTGAAAGGTTTGGGGAATGGGTCAGGCTGAATGCAGGCAGAAAGGCTAGGGTCACAGTGGAAGGGTGAGACAGGGGCTGTGTTGTAGAGCTGGACAAGGTGCAGCATCAtgctctgccctcctgcctgcacacacCAGAAGAGACCCACACAAATAGACATTTTCTTGAAGAACAGCATGTTGGGCAGCACCTAGGACGCCAGACGTGCATTTGGAAAACACTGCTTCCTGCATTGCAGGAACAAGCTGGGCAGGAGGAAATGAGGCTGTTCTCAAAGCTGCAGCTCAGTGCTTTAAGCAGCCTGCGGGATGGCTGTCAGGAAGATTTCATTCCTACTGCTGAGtggaggagcaggcagggagtCAGGTCACCTCAGAGCAAGGTGGTTGTGGGGCTACAGCTAAGGCTTACTAGGCTGGAAAGGGCATTAAGAGCACTGCAGATTGCCCAGGTTGATCTGAAGGCAGGGCACCATGTTCCTGTCCTCCACAGGGGTGTTAGGGTCTTCAACCCAGCACACAGCGGATGCTGGAGACTACTGGTCTCTGGTGTACAGTAGCTCTTCTCTCTGTCTTGAGTATCAGCCAGAGCCACAAACTACTTCCATCTGTGAGCAGGAGGCCCTAGTGAGAAGCCATTTCCTAGCTGCGTTATGCAGCAGTATCCCCAGCATAGTCTAGTGGGGCAAGCTGAGGGAGTTGCTGGTGTACCTGTAGTTTTGAGGAATTCAGCCTTTTTCAACACTGGACAGTAAGAACAATCGTGGCTGGCAGGCATAAGAGACATCTGGGCAGCATGACCACAGTCTCCAGGCCACCTCTATATGAGACTGTTAAGACAGGAATGCTTCCTCAGCTGTCTGAGGCCAGGGTCTGCCCCTCAGGATGAGGGAAAGCTCGGCCGTCCCCCGAAACCATGACGGCATGCATGTCTGCAGGGGGCACCCCAGCTTGAAAGCCCTCTGTATCTGTCATACTGATCCCACTGCACATGGAGACATCTGCACTGGTTGCTGAGAGCTGTCAGTGTCCTGCAAACAAGACAGCATTCAGGGCTGTGTCCCCCAGCAGTCTGGTCCTGGAGCCCACCCAGGCTAAGCCGCAGCCCCATTTTTGAGGCCTGTGGGGCCCACTACCTTTCCAGCAAGAAGAGGGGATGTGGGCCCCTGCCATACCCACAGGTGAGTGAGCTTGTTGCGGTCAGAGATGTTGAGATATCATTCTGTAAAAAGGCAGCCGCCTCTATAAAGTCCCCATCCGATCAAGTTTCCACAGTGGCTCAGTGACAGCTGCTCTAGGCTCTGGCAAACCCTAGCAACTGCTACCAAGCTGGTGTCAGTGATCTCTGGGACTAGGCTAAAAGACAGCTACCTCAGCCCTGGGAAGTAGAGAAGCTGGACAGAGGGCAACAGACAAGCCAGTCAGCCAGCTCACTTAGGCTCTGTGGCTGTCAATGCACCCCTGCACTTGCAGAACTGCCCTGCTTTAACCCAGACCACCACCCCTGCACACTCTGCAGGAGAAATTTGCCAGCCTTCTCTGAGGACGACAGGACCTAGAGCAATAGAACCTGAAAACCTGGCATTCCCACAATGTCacctcttcctccccttgctgGACTGCTGTGTCACTGCTCTCTACAGCACCACACCCATACCTTGCAATGGGTGAGAGGCTGAAGCACCAAAGACAACACCGCAGGCTGCATGAGCCAGAGAAATACTCTGCCCATACAGCTGTGGGACCTCAGCCCAGCAAGCAGTCCACTGTCCATGACAGCACTTGCCACCTGAATATGGAGACAGCTTGGTGACAGCCCTTCTCAGAAGTTGCCATGACTCGGGAATTTACTCTAAGCAAAGAGCAGAAGGTGAAACTGAAGAAGGCCAATTTAGGCTGCCATTCTGGAGAGGAGAAAGCCTTCATCAGCTTGCTGCCACTCACTTGGCCACACTCAGAgacatccaggctctgcaggctcctgAGCTCCACCATCCTCTCAAAAGCCCCCCAGGTGCAGGCTCTGGAGGCCTGGGAGATGGGCTGAGACAGTGAGGGTTGCCCTATCAGAGAGCTCCATGCATCCACTCAGGTCTAGGCTGGTCAAGCCTGGCTGATGCTCACAGAGAAAGCTAATGCTCTCATCACAGAGCTTCTGTCAGTTTTGAAGTATGAGCTGCCGGAGGCACAGTTTCTCAACGTGCTCTGGGGTTTTCACAGCTTGCGCTGTGATGGTAGCACCACTCAAATCCCAGGCCTGAAGGCTGCTCGTCCGCTCCCTCAAGAACCTCAGGAAGTTGTGGAAGGACAGTATGGCAGAGCACTTGTAGTTGTCAGGCCGGAGAGTGCGTGGTGGGCTGCAGCATGCAGCCAGTCAGGCGGCTGAAGCTGAGATCAGATAAGTAGCGCAAGTTGGACAAATTCAGCTCCTGCAGGTGAGTCAGGGCCTCTCGGGCTCAGAGGATTGTCTCGGGCTTGGAGAACAGAGTCCTGGACATAAAGGGGCTGTTACAGCCACTCAGATCCAGTGAGGACAAGCAGGGACATGCAAAGACAAGACTGGTGAAAAAGATCTCTGTGAGGCTGCTGCCCCGCTGAGCCAGGCAGGACCCCAGGTACTGCCCAACACGCTGAACCACAAACCAGGAGAGAGGGGAGCCATCAAGGGAGTGAAGGGTGATGCAGctcacacagcttcgggccaggCTCTTGGTGGTCAGGCAAGCCTCTTAACACCATGGGGACGCTGTAGACAACTTTCTCCTAAGAGCCAAGGAGCAGGGATGGGATCAGATGGGCCAGGGGGCCAGGATGGGAAGGGGAGGCAGCAACACCCTGAACCCATGGACAGAAAAGTGGGACCAGGGTGAGGGAGGAGGCCTGCAGGGACTCCCAGGGCTAATGGGGAGGACCCCTAGGACCAGGACAGGGGAAACCTGCAGCGACCCTTGGGGCTACTGGAGGGAACTCAGGAGGACGCCAGGCCTGGGATGGGGGAGGCCTGCAGGAACCCCCAGGGCTAGAGGAAGGGGCTCGAGGAATCCTCAGGGCGGGGACAGGGGCGGGGAGGCCAGCGGGGACCTTGCTGCctggcccgcagcgccgcccgggGCGGTCGTACATGGGCCAGGGTCGCCCAGTACTAGGCACGGCTGACCAGCGCCGCCTCCCTCCCGTCCGCCGCGGCGGTTCTTGGGTCACCACTTGCAGGGAAGCGCCCGCGCGTCCCTCTGGGCCCAGCCCTTACCtcgggctgcagcaggcacccgcccgccccgccccgccccggaagcgcggcggcccgcggcccccttCCGGTGAGGCCGCGGCACCGGAAGACGGCCGTGCTGCGGCGGGCCAGCGCGGCCATGGCGGTgagcggggcggtgcggggcggtgcggggccgggccgggccgggccccacgCGGTGAGGCCGCTGACCGGGTCTCTTTGTTCCGCAGCCCAAGGGGAAGGCGGGCACGAAGGGCAAGAAGCAGATCTTCGAGGAGAACAGGGAGACTCTCCGGTTCTACTTCCGCGTCATCCTCGGGGCCTCCGTGAGTGCTGCCGGGCCCaagcgggagcggggccggggagcgcgcTGCCCCCGGCCTGGGCCGAGGGGGATGCCGTGACCGACGTGGGGCAGGCCTGAGGGGCTCCGCGGCTGGAGCCGCGGCAAGGCCCGGTGCCCCTCCGCTGCAGCCTCACTGTGCTCTTTCCGCAGGCTGTGTACGCAGTGGTGAACCTGGTGATCTGCTACCCCACCGCCTCTGTCTGGACATGGGTGAGCACCAAGCTGCTCTCGCCCGCGCTGTGCAGAGGGCACgatgggctggggaggggggcagtCATTCCTTCCTTCACTGGGACCATGAGGGCCTGTTACTGGTGTGGCCCCTATGTGCACCTAGGCCCAAGCAGAAAACCTGGTCCTTTCAGGATTAGTCTTGATGTCAGTGATGGGCAAGCGCTGCGTAACAGCAGACCTGTGCTGCCCTTGCTGCTTTGCCTGGGGAGTTGTGGCTTTCGAGGCTGACCTCTGTTTCCATGTTGCAGCTTGCGTTTGTGTTCAGTTTGGTGGTATACGGCACCAGCTACCGCTCCATGAACTCCATGGCAAAGCCGTCTTTCACAGATGATGGCAGCCTTGCTGACGGAGGCATTGACCTGAATATGGAGCAGGGGATGGCAGAGTGAGTGTCCACACCTGCACGAGTCCAGGTGAGCAGGACCTGCTGCCTGAGCGTGCAAGGAGACCCGGGAGAGCACTGGAAGGATGAATCCAGACCTCAGCTCCAAATCCAAGTTGTCTCCCAGTGCATGcgtgggaggagctggaggcactGTCTTTATTGCTTGTTCTGCCTTtagccattttttttcccaagaacgTACCTAACTATTCTCATTATCTGAATGCCTGGCCTGGAGTGCACTAGTAGTGAGCCACCACATGAATGTGTTAGCCTGGAATTGTCACTCTCCTTAGGGCATTTACTCAATAGCCAGGTAGAAGACTGCAAGCAGTTCAGCTGGAGCAGCTGAAGATCTTCTTTCAGTGAAAAGGCAGCGTTGACCCTATGAATACTTCTGCACACacagtggaaattttttttcttttttagattacCACTGCAGATAGCATTGGACAGACCAGAAAGGCATACACTGTCAGCTAATCTCAGCTAATTCAATTGCCTTCACACTCAAAACCTCCCTGTTGTCTTAACCAGCTCATCTCACctgcttagctttttttttttttttttttttttttttttgtcttctacagTTGTGTGTTACCCATTTCTTTCTCCAGGCAGTGCAAAGTGTTTGCCTGTTTAGTCTTCTTGGAGGTGACATTGCTGTCTTTTTCTTGGTCAAGGAACACACAACAATAACATCACTTTGcaggaattaaataaaataaggagATAATAGTACTGAAgtagtagaaaatattttctagattTATGTATCTTCAACAAGATCCAACCTAGTTATAGAAAGCAGTCTTTTGTGCATGCTTCAAGTTTTGTTCTCAGGCTTCCCTGCCCTCAGCCTCCATCTGCTGGTTCgttctttgttaattttttttaagcatgtgtTCAGTGATGTATCCAGAGTACTTGGTTCCTTCCCTCAGATGATGGGGTTTAGGACTTACTGTCACTTGCTGCCAGTCTTTTGAAGAAACTCAGTGGGACTACGTTCTCAGTAGATCCCTAAGGAGAGCTGTAATCCAAATGAGGCAGGGCAGGTGACgcaaagcaggaggcagccaGCCAGTTTATGCTGGTGGATTAGCTATGCAAGTGTCTGAGTGAGGGGGCAGTACGTGAGCATTGCTGGTTTCTGTTGTGCTCTTGTTGATAAACAGCTCTCTTGCTGCAGGTTTTTACCTGCCAGTTGAGGAGTTACATAACAACCACGCTCAGGGAAGCAGCTCTGTGTCATGTCATGTTTGCAAGTTACCTCTTGCTGGGAGGGCCATGAATtgagtttttttcatttctgcagctaGCAGATCTATTGGGATGCTAACAGCAGGCTGTCTTGCGCAACACAGAACCTACTGCTCTCTCTGTGCAGGACAAAGTCTCACCTGCTGTGATTCTGTTGGAGTAGTAGATTTTCTGTGTGCAGCCAAAGTGGCTCAAAATGCCCAGTGTAAGAGATCCAGTCACAAGGAGGAGGTGgccaaaaagagaggaaattatttatttctgctaCGTGTGAGCAGTTTGCTTTTCACCCTGTTTGTCCtgtagtaacttttttttctgcttgtcagCATAGCATTTTTCTCCTGTCTTACACTTGCCAGCGATTTTGGCTCTTTTGATTTTATTatagaaaaataacatattttggatACCTTTGTTTGTGAAAGACACAATATGGGACATTGgagtaaggaaaataaatttgatGTCATCTTGGTTATCCTACTAGTTCTGGGAGAAGCTGTTGGGTATATAAGTTACCAAAGCACACTGGGTGTCCCTGCTAACTGATCCATGGATGAGCGAGGTGGCATTGTCAGGAGAGATGACTGACGGATTTAAGTATAGGGATTCCGTTGACCTATTGTGAAAAGCCAAAAAGTGCAATTGTTACACCTCCGCAGTCCTGGTTGTAGATGCAGAACTTTCTCTGGATGGTACTGGGGCTCCAAGGTATTTCCGTCTGAGCAATACACAGTAAGGATTGTTTACAGTAGTACTGTAAAAACACAGACTGCGCAGTTGAAGTTACTGTCCCGTTCTTGCCCCACACCTTTGTTTCCAAGCCTTTTCGGAGCCCTCAGCCCTGAGAGTGCAAGTCCTTCATTGTTTTAACTCCTTTGCTCCTAGAGCGGCAGGTATACACATGTTAACTGTGAATGAATGTTCAGTGCTCCTCCCCTTGAATGTGCCCATTTGTCACATGAAGCATTCTAAATTAGCACTTTGTAAATCAGGGAACTAAGCTAGAGGTTACTTTCAGAAAGCAGTTaatgttttcctgtctttcagttgaCTGTGCTACAGTTAAAGCACGTTCTTTTGAAACTGTTTCTTGAACACTGCTGATTTGAAGGTATTTCCCTTATGTGTCTGTAACTGAAACAGATGCTGTACGTTGCTCCAGGACTTAGGAAGGCTAATCTTACAGCGTAGGGACTTGCTGGTCTTTGAAGAGTTGGGTCCAGTGGGAGCTCTGCCATGACCCTCTGTGTGACCTTGGGTAAATTTCTGAACCTCAGTATCCCATCACAGAGCTGTTGATAGTAAATTCTGCAGTGTCTTGAGTGCTTGATGTGGTGATGATGGTCCACTTTAAACCAGTTGTTTCTGGTGGTGACTATCTAATTTCACATTTTGCactgtgctgctgtctgtgcgTTCATTCTGACATGTTCTGCTGTGCATCCGTTCCCGCAGGAGGGTGGTATTTGAGATGTGGGCAGCTTGTCCTTGTCCGTGGCTGCTCTCAGCACTGCCTCAGGTTGGCATGGAAAATCCATCAGAGTCAGATGAGCAGGTGTAGGAGCTGCGTATTGTTGTAGCTCAGTGTGTGAATGATAGTGTGTTTGTCCTTGCCGTCCCCCAGCCATTTGGTAACAGTAGGCACAGCTGAGCGTGTCTCTCTGCAGAAGAACTAGCTGTTAGCACATGAAATGACACAGTGAAGATTCATGCTTTCCCCTAGTGCAGCCAGCCATGAGCATGTGAGCGACTACACTTTATGCCAAGATATTGTCCAAATAAACAGGCAGGTGCCTGCTATTGTTGCAGCCTGTTGGGAGGTTGGTTTTGTTGCTGATATCCCACTCACATTCCTCAGATTTCTCAATGTCCCTTTTGGGCAGGGGATCCTAGCTGCAGGCCCTAAAGAGGGCTGGACTTGTCAGATTGTGTTTTGGTTGTCACTATACTTTCTTCTAGATTAACTCAGGTAGCAAAATGGGCATAATTGTAGGGACAGCTCTTTTGGTCGGGACCAAGCAGGGTTGTTCCCTGAAgtggagcagaagggctctgttggcacagcagcagaggctggaactaaaaggttttgcttttcttccctcaggcACCTCAAGGATGTGATCCTGCTGACAGCTATCGTCCAGGTTCTGAGCTGCTTCTCGCTCTACATCTGGTACTTCTGGCTCTTGGTAAGCCCTGCAATTTTCCTTGTTGCTCTAGGTTGTCCCTATCTTTCCCTGTTTTCAGAACTGAGGACGTTATTgatccatttcattttttcacgGTCTGTTTCAGGCCAAAGGtggtttctgatttaaaaaaaaaaacccctcccttTTTCTGATAAAAAGTTTCCCCATCAAATCTTGTTAAAAATGAGGCCATAATACAAGGGCAAGAGAATTTCTGATCCCTCTGGGTAGACCTTACAGTAAAACTAGGCTGGTCTTGGCCTTTCTCTCTAGTCCTGTGGAAGGGCAACAGAAAGCATGTGCCAGATTAAGGCTCTCATTGTGTGTAGAGCTGTTTTCCATGCCTTTTTGTGACAGTCTAATAGACAGACTGCatctctttctttgtgtttgGTCTTCATGCTCATTCACTTGCATTGACTGAAGATGGGAACTGCTGGACGCTTTGCCATTCAACAGATCAAACTCTGCAGGCTTTGATAACATACCAGACACTTTTAACCCTTGAAATGTTTGTCCAGctaaaatgttttttgcaaaaGGATTAAAAATCTCCAAATAGTCAattaaaaaaccccacagttGTACAAGGCAGTCTTGGGAGAATGGAAAGACATCTTGTTTCGGTCCTTACTCACAAGTTCCTTTTGTGCTGGTCCTGGCAGAGGGCAGTCTAGACTGTGACTACCCCAGATGCTGCATGGATCATGTTCTTTCCTTcagagaaatgttttccttcatgaaggagggagaggctggatGTCTGAGAAGCTGGATTTTTCTGGGTAATTCAGAACTGATGCTGGGATTTCCATACATGAAGCTTAAATGCTCTGCTCTGAGACATGTGCAAGTTCATAAATTTTATGAAATCAGGCCATTAATTTTGGGTGCATGCCACTGCCTTTGATTTCAGTGCAGCTTATGGTGCCCCTGATCCAGCATGTAGACATCTGCCAACTCACTTTGCTTCCTCTATAAGTCCAGCCCTCCTGACCTTACCATTACCCCTGCCAGAGCTGCATCCAAAGTGACTGAGTTTGCTGCCACATGTGTTTTGCAGGCTCCGGGGCGTGCACTCTATCTCCTGTGGGTGAACATCCTGGGGCCCTGGTTTACAGCAGACTCTTCGGCTGCCAGTCAGGAGCCAAATGAGAAGAAACAGCGCCGACAAGAACGTCGCCAGATGAAGCGCTTCTAGCCCTGGCTGGGGAGATGTGCTGTCTCTCATCTCCATGCTGTTACTTCATCAGGGACGCAACTGAAACCAATCAGAAATCATCGCAGTATCTATGTTGCCCTCTGTCATTGCTGCCATTTCACTGTTAAGGCTTGCAAGAGACTTCCCTTGGTTGGTTCTTAGTGCCAGTCGAGGCTTTGCTCCTTGTGATGACAAGGGTGGGTTATACTGGGATGTGTTTAACTACCTTTTTAATGCAGTGCTGTATTGCATTCAGGGTTGGGGATTGCAATGTTGGAGGAAATATTATATTAAAGAGCAGTCTAATTGACCTCACTGGAAGTGTGTTTGTACAGGGGGGCTTGCAGAGGGGAGCTGTTATAAATACTAACATATCCCTGGAGGCCTGGACCAGATGAAAGTGAAATCCCCAAGACAGCTGGTCTTGTCTCTTCCCTAGCTCGCTCTGTACCACAGCATCTGTTCCCTGCAGAGAGGCTTCAGGTGGCCTGTGAGATCTAGAGTGCGTGAAGCAGCTGGAGGGGCTGCGAATTGGACTCACAGCCAAACGTGGAGCTTTTGGGATTGAGACTGGGCTCTTTGGAGCCACAAGTTGGCTTGTGTGACTTTCAGGGCTCACAGGAGCTCAATGGGATAAAAAGCTCTAGCTAAAAAAGGCTAAAAGCAAGTCCTTGTTTTCTTCGAAAAAGAACTCTCCCAGGGATGGTGTAGCCAGGGTGCAGAGATGGTGGCAGAGATCACATGTATTAGAGACCAGGGACAGCTCGGGGGAACCAGGCAGGGAAAAAATTTTGAAACTAGCCTTGGCTGATGGGTTAGATTGCGACAGGCCTGGGGTACAGCCAGGCACAGAAGTAAGCTTGCTCTGCAGGTATGCCAGAATTTGAGGCATCCTGGATTGCTACAGTGGTACCAGGTTTTGAACTATGCCCTGTGAATGCATCCAGTCCTTTCTGAATCCTTCCAGCCTTTGTGGCATCCTATAGCCATGAGAGCTGTTTTTAATGATGTGAAGTGATGCTTTTTACTTGCTGAGTGTCTGAGAAACAGAGAATAGTTGTGTactctcctttgcagcctcaaggCTCGGGTGATGACTTTTCTCCTGAGACATCTCAGGGTACCTGCGCTGAAGCAGGCCTTCATGCTGCAGCCACACCCTCTTGCAGATGAGCGACCATCTGCTTTTGGCTGCTTCGATTTATTAATGTTAACTCTGCTTAATACTTTGCTTTGCATGCTCCAGTGACCCCTTCCCACTCCTGACCCATGGGCTTGGAGACATGCAGCCTTGGCTAAGCAAGTGGGATGCGTGGTCACAATAGTAGCAGTGGTACCAGCCTGGCCTTTTGCATTTGATGCCCTCCGTAATCTATTACCCACAGGTAGTTTCCATTACATAGTTTTATTACAGATTTTTCCTAACATCAAAGCCCAATCCCCATCCTGAGTCAGTGCCAGGCAGAGCAGCTATggggggtggggcagggggggaagcaGAGTGACACTTACTTGGGGTGCTGAAGGGTCTGCAGGGACAGGGCAAATATCTGGTGTGGGGTGgagagcagagatttttttt from Struthio camelus isolate bStrCam1 chromosome 10, bStrCam1.hap1, whole genome shotgun sequence includes the following:
- the TMEM208 gene encoding LOW QUALITY PROTEIN: transmembrane protein 208 (The sequence of the model RefSeq protein was modified relative to this genomic sequence to represent the inferred CDS: deleted 1 base in 1 codon), with the translated sequence MAPKGKAGTKGKKQIFEENRETLRFYFRVILGASAVYAVVNLVICYPTASVWTWLAFVFSLVVYGTSYRSMNSMAKPSFTDDGSLADGGIDLNMEQGWQSECPHLHESRHLKDVILLTAIVQVLSCFSLYIWYFWLLAPGRALYLLWVNILGPWFTADSSAASQEPNEKKQRRQERRQMKRF